In one window of Firmicutes bacterium HGW-Firmicutes-1 DNA:
- a CDS encoding electron transport complex protein RnfC: MALTLNNGVIKVENLINIIKDAGVVGAGGAGFPTHVKFDAKADFVIVNGAECEPLLRVDQILMDLEAEKILFALDQCVTHVGAKEGILGLKNKYTKAIASLTKALEKYPHLRIHLLENVYPAGDEQYLVYVTTGRIVPEGGIPIMVGTIVTNVETLLNIYNGIHNTPVTEKYLTIAGAVKNPITVKVPLGITVREVLHLAGGPLNENYKVIDGGPMMGKILASIDEPVKKASKGYIVLPEEHPLIKNKEKSVTRVLKEAQTSCCHCDLCTDVCPRYLLGHKIHPSKLMRISSYGSLGDKNASLDEAFLCCECGLCEQACIMNLQPWKVNMNIKKQLNEMGIKNPNNRKPTEVNPFFKYRGFPVKKLIYRLELDQYDVDAPLTQIDQCFEEVTILNKQHIGAPSVLWVKEGETVTKGQLIFRAKDNALGVNIHASISGTVVKVFGDKVIIKST; the protein is encoded by the coding sequence ATGGCTTTAACATTAAATAACGGGGTGATAAAAGTGGAAAATCTAATAAATATAATCAAGGATGCTGGTGTTGTTGGTGCAGGTGGTGCAGGATTTCCTACACACGTAAAATTTGATGCTAAAGCAGATTTCGTCATCGTAAATGGTGCAGAATGTGAGCCGTTGCTTAGAGTAGACCAAATCTTAATGGATTTAGAAGCAGAAAAAATTCTTTTTGCTCTAGATCAATGTGTTACCCATGTTGGCGCTAAAGAAGGCATCCTTGGGTTAAAGAATAAGTATACCAAGGCAATCGCATCACTAACAAAAGCTTTAGAAAAATATCCGCATCTGCGCATTCATCTACTGGAAAATGTGTATCCAGCTGGAGATGAACAATATTTGGTTTATGTTACAACTGGAAGGATAGTTCCTGAAGGTGGTATTCCAATCATGGTAGGGACTATTGTTACAAATGTAGAAACCTTGCTTAATATTTATAATGGAATCCACAATACACCAGTAACGGAAAAATATTTAACAATAGCAGGTGCAGTAAAGAATCCAATTACTGTAAAAGTACCCTTAGGGATAACTGTGCGAGAGGTTCTTCATCTCGCAGGTGGTCCACTAAATGAGAATTATAAAGTAATTGATGGTGGACCAATGATGGGTAAAATATTAGCCTCCATTGATGAACCTGTAAAAAAAGCATCTAAAGGATATATCGTATTACCTGAAGAGCATCCATTGATTAAGAACAAAGAGAAATCAGTTACACGAGTGCTTAAAGAAGCGCAAACTTCCTGTTGTCATTGTGACTTGTGTACAGATGTTTGTCCAAGATATCTTTTAGGGCACAAAATACATCCTTCTAAGCTTATGAGGATTTCGAGCTACGGTTCCCTTGGAGACAAAAATGCAAGTTTAGATGAAGCATTCCTCTGTTGTGAATGTGGGTTATGTGAACAGGCATGTATCATGAACCTACAACCTTGGAAAGTAAATATGAATATAAAGAAACAACTGAATGAAATGGGAATAAAAAATCCAAACAATAGAAAGCCAACTGAAGTAAATCCATTTTTTAAATATAGAGGGTTTCCGGTTAAGAAGCTCATTTACAGACTTGAGCTTGATCAGTATGATGTAGATGCACCGTTAACTCAAATAGACCAGTGTTTTGAGGAAGTGACGATATTAAATAAACAACATATAGGTGCGCCATCGGTTCTTTGGGTAAAAGAAGGAGAAACTGTTACAAAAGGGCAACTCATTTTTAGAGCTAAAGACAATGCCTTAGGCGTAAATATACACGCTAGTATTTCTGGTACTGTTGTTAAAGTCTTTGGAGATAAGGTCATCATTAAAAGTACATAG
- a CDS encoding propanediol utilization protein — MKNSIGLLEFKSIAKGIEVTDEVLKSSNVELISANPICPGKYISIVSGDVGAVKNAVEIGKKLGGVFQIEALVIANIHPDIFPALTGTAEMHPISCIGIIETMSSLSSIMVADTAIKASNINIIEIRIARGLGGKGFTIISGEVSSVKRAIMAVEDKYMATGEILCASTVANPEKELIKKIFG, encoded by the coding sequence ATGAAAAATTCCATTGGTTTATTAGAATTTAAAAGTATTGCAAAAGGTATAGAGGTAACCGATGAAGTGTTAAAATCCTCTAATGTAGAGCTTATATCCGCAAATCCAATATGTCCAGGAAAATATATTTCAATTGTTTCTGGAGATGTAGGTGCAGTAAAAAATGCTGTGGAGATAGGAAAGAAACTTGGTGGTGTATTCCAGATTGAGGCTCTTGTCATAGCAAATATTCATCCTGATATTTTTCCGGCGTTAACAGGAACGGCCGAAATGCATCCAATTAGTTGTATAGGTATTATTGAAACAATGTCTTCCCTTAGTTCGATTATGGTAGCAGACACGGCAATTAAAGCCTCAAATATAAATATTATTGAAATTAGAATTGCTAGAGGCTTAGGTGGTAAAGGTTTTACCATTATTTCTGGTGAAGTATCTTCTGTGAAAAGAGCGATTATGGCTGTAGAAGATAAGTATATGGCTACTGGAGAAATACTTTGTGCTTCTACTGTTGCAAACCCAGAAAAAGAGCTTATTAAAAAGATCTTTGGATAA